One region of Salvia miltiorrhiza cultivar Shanhuang (shh) chromosome 3, IMPLAD_Smil_shh, whole genome shotgun sequence genomic DNA includes:
- the LOC131016715 gene encoding uncharacterized protein LOC131016715, producing MIRRRLILRVPLLVFYSCTILLSYSAAFISASVVTLDSIEIFKTHEWIPTKPKVYFKCKEEGEIILPDVKEKHVLYSFRGEESWQPLTELPDIKCKRCGLYEKDAIRSNYVFDEWELCASDFTRSDGKYIHIKEKEFNATFLCKECVALAKASAAASSSAADKEKDNSSKAKQEESSKMLPWPLILVISCACLILFTGGLVAGCKWWQRRKRLQQQAQFLKLFEDADDIEDELGIGPLSHTV from the exons ATGATTCGCCGTCGATTGATATTGAGGGTTCCCTTGTTGGTTTTTTATTCATGCACGATTCTTCTCAGCTATTCCGCAG CTTTTATATCAGCCTCAGTTGTCACGCTTGATTCTATCGAGATCTTCAAAACTCatgaatggattccgaccaaACCGAAAGTTTACTTTAAGTGTAAAGAAGAGGGTGAGATAATTCTACCAGATGTTAAAGAAAAGCATGTATTGTATTCCTTCAGAGGTGAAGAATCGTGGCAG CCTCTAACAGAACTTCCTGATATAAAATGCAAACGATGTGGGCTCTATGAGAAGGATGCTATTAGATCAAAttatgtatttgatgagtggGAACTTTGTGCATCTGATTTCACACGGTCCGATGGCAAGTATATTCATATTAAGGAGAAAGAGTTCAATGCCACATTTCTGTGTAAGGAATGTGTTGCGCTGGCAAAAG CTTCAGCTGCAGCTTCATCTTCTGCTGcagataaagaaaaagataattcCTCTAAAGCCAAACAAGAGGAATCGAGTAAAATGCTACCTTGGCCTTTAATCTTAGTTATCAGCTGTGCATGCCTGATATTGTTTACTGGTGGGCTCGTAGCCGGTTGCAAGTGGTGGCAGAGACGAAAGAGGCTGCAACAGCAGGCTCAATTCCTCAAACTATTTGAAGATGCTGATGATATCGAGGATGAATTGGGAATAGGTCCTCTCAGCCATACAGTTTGA
- the LOC131016716 gene encoding uncharacterized protein LOC131016716: MSHALTMMVQSPACFAAKKKSPPPPPPKTQRQKSATHGFGGEKKTPVWQCVEKCGACCKLDKGPTFPSPEEIFDDPSDVEHYNSLVGQDGWCIHYDKSSRKCSIYADRPYFCRVEPEIFHRLYGIDKKRFNKEACSCCADTIKTVYGTNSQELEKFNNAIWSKSSK; encoded by the exons ATGTCACACGCCCTGACGATGATGGTTCAGTCGCCGGCGTGTTTCGCCGCGAAGAAAAAGTCACCACCTCCGCCACCGCCTAAAACCCAACGGCAGAAATCCGCCACCCATGGGTTCGGCGGCGAGAAGAAAACTCCCGTGTGGCAATGCGTGGAGAAGTGCGGCGCATGCTGCAAACTCGACAAGGGCCCCACTTTTCCTTCCCCTGAAGAAATATTCGACGACCCTTCTGATGTCGAG CACTACAATAGCTTGGTTGGCCAAGATGGGTGGTGCATACACTATGATAAGAGCTCTAGAAAATGTTCGATATATGCTG ATCGTCCATATTTTTGCCGAGTTGAGCCAGAGATTTTTCATAGATTATACGGGATTGACAAGAAAAGATTCAACAAAGAAGCATGCAG TTGTTGTGCAGACACTATTAAGACTGTGTACGGAACAAATTCACAAGAGTTAGAGAAGTTCAACAATGCAATATGGAGCAAAAGTTCTAAATGA
- the LOC131018807 gene encoding uncharacterized protein LOC131018807 — MIHHDGIPPPPLLLQHCCAPTSQSLSLSRLTHTHSIGSPSLPFLESRTLAHTHTDQHAAPSSLHPHLRPTPALLRRAATYGHRRATTPLSQAPPLWLHFRRSSARPPSSSLIPLISFPPWLRPAAVVSSPPAAVSLYPKSDGSEPPPVARLTALASPSLALDSGRQQQLTTAAVAALARLGSHNIRQPTIKQSSSVLQVGGGINTSNALTYIDEGASHFIKQVLKMNESTDCRKM; from the exons ATGATTCATCACGAcgg AATTCCTCCTCcccctcttcttcttcaacacTGCTGCGCCCCCACCTCTCAATCTCTTTCACTCTCTCGGCTGACACATACACACTCAATCGGATCTCCCTCTCTCCCTTTTTTGGAATCACGCACGCtggcacacacacacacagatcaGCACGCCGCCCCCTCTTCTCTCCACCCTCATCTCCGGCCAACACCGGCCCTCCTCCGACGAGCAGCGACCTACGGTCACCGCCGCGCCACCACTCCTCTCTCTCAAGCCCCGCCGCTGTGGCTCCACTTCCGACGAAGCAGCGCCCGACCTCCCTCAAGTTCTCTCATCCCTCTGATCTCGTTTCCCCCCTGGCTCCGACCGGCAGCAGTAGTTAGCTCACCGCCGGCCGCCGTCTCCCTCTATCCTAAGTCAGACGGCAGCGAACCGCCACCAGTCGCCCGACTCACCGCCCTCGCCTCCCCCTCTCTGGCGCTTGACTCCGGCAGACAGCAGCAGTTAACAACCGCCGCCGTTGCCGCCCTGGCTCGACTCGGCTCTCACAACATCCGACAACCAACAATAAAACAGAGTTCAA GTGTATTGCAAGTTGGGGGTGGTATCAATACAAGCAATGCCTTGACTTACATAGATGAAGGAGCAAGTCATTTTATCAAACAG GTGCTGAAGATGAATGAATCAACAGATTGCAGGAAGATGTAG